A stretch of the Esox lucius isolate fEsoLuc1 chromosome 2, fEsoLuc1.pri, whole genome shotgun sequence genome encodes the following:
- the LOC117592743 gene encoding adhesion G-protein coupled receptor G2-like, which produces MCQITNCTVTAIGALLNAIEDHPNGLEDLRRIVNMQNMCPQLFTDNKVMKMLYIGVERNIIQNIMNNSFSGDSVSYNLQDLSMTVDNLTNLTSANGNIIQIKAPEILIHNGTYIPETWIPTDAFQGIAEDQRKVSVVIYKPSNQFVFNNTVLITPVMRIEALGGILKNLNNPLMMKFQLLDPDSTSVNYSASCQYFNEYGNVSISNNVFWETDGCQTKINGNLVECSCNHATPFAVLLIPNMPYDDNNWQILSYITYIGCGLSAFFTALSLITYVFTRNRSVDHANAIHISLSGALFLLNSFFILNEWVASLGINGVCIFIAVAIHYSLLSSFTWMAIEAVHLYILLVKVFNIYYRHYMVKLSVIGWGVPGVVVGISLAFQNTQHFYGSTVTTLANSNKTNTICWITNITFFYGVNLGYFTFTFVMNSGILLTVTTRICQLKCLDNKHKAGKGSLVFKDVCTVLGLTCLLGVTWGLAFLSIGYYNLVILYLFTIFNSLQGFFIFLWICGSVRKERELAAKTKSTAVAMNTSVAKSKEGFSEGNNPYQ; this is translated from the exons ATGTGTCAGATCACCAACTGTACTGTGACTGCAATTGGTGCCCTGCTGAATGCTATTGAAGACCACCCTAATGGTCTGGAGGATCTTAGAAGGATCGTAAATATGCAAAATATGTGCCCACAGTTGTTTACAGACAATAAAGTCATGAAGATGTTGTATATTGG TGTCGAGCGGAACATCATACAAAACATAATGAACAACTCCTTCAGTGGAGACTCTGTGTCCTACAACCTTCAGGATCTGTCCATGACTGTGGATAACCTGACCAACCTAaccagtgcaaatggcaatattatacaaataaaaGCCCCAGAG ATCCTCATCCATAACGGTACTTATATTCCGGAAACCTGGATCCCTACCGATGCCTTTCAGGGCATCGCAGAGGACCAAAGGAAAGTGAGCGTGGTCATCTATAAACCATCCAACCAGTTTGTG TTTAACAACACAGTCTTGATAACCCCAGTCATGCGAATAGAGGCGTTGGGCGGCATCCTTAAGAACCTGAACAATCCATTGATGATGAAGTTCCAATTGCTCGACCCAGATAGTACATCAGTGAATTACTCA GCATCATGTCAATATTTCAATGAATATG GGAACGTGAGCATATCAAACAATGTGTTTTGGGAAACGGATGGTTGTCAAACCAAGATCAATGGCAACCTGGTGGAATGTAGCTGCAATCACGCTACTCCGTTTGCTGTACTACTG ATTCCTAACATGCCATATGACGATAACAACTGGCAAATATTGTCTTACATCACCTATATCGGCTGTGGCTTATCTGCATTCTTCACCGCTCTATCCCTCATCACTTATGTTTTCACCAG GAACAGAAGTGTAGACCACGCCAACGCCATCCACATTTCACTGAGTGGGGCTTTGTTCCTGCTCAACTCTTTCTTCATACTCAACGAGTGGGTGGCCAGTCTAGGGATCAATGGTGTGTGTATCTTTATTGCAGTGGCCATTCACTATAGCCTGTTAAGCAGTTTCACCTGGATGGCCATTGAAGCTGTCCACCTATATATACTCCTGGTCAAGGTGTTCAACATTTACTACCGACATTATATGGTTAAGCTCTCTGTCATTGGTTGGG GAGTCCCAGGAGTTGTTGTGGGAATTTCATTGGCATTCCAGAATACTCAACATTTTTATGGATCTACAGTTACTACCTTGGCAAACTCTAACAAAACCAATACAAT CTGCTGGATCACAAACATCACTTTCTTCTATGGTGTGAACCTTGGCTACTTTACCTTCACATTTGTCATGAACTCTGGCATTCTGTTAACGGTGACCACGCGGATCTGCCAGCTGAAGTGCCTCGACAACAAGCACAAGGCGGGAAAGGGAAGCCTGGTCTTTAAAGACGTCTGCACCGTCCTAGGTCTCACCTGCCTTCTGGGCGTTACATGGGGCCTGGCCTTCCTCTCCATCGGCTACTACAACCTTGTCATCCTCTATCTGTTTACCATCTTCAACTCCCTTCAAG GATTCTTTATATTCCTGTGGATCTGTGGCTCCGTCAGGAAGGAAAGGGAGCTTGCTGCAAAAACTAAGAGCACAGCAGTAGCAATGAACACTTCTGTAGCCAAATCCAAGGAGGGGTTTTCCGAGGGGAATAATCCCTACCAGTGA